A single region of the Chrysoperla carnea chromosome 5, inChrCarn1.1, whole genome shotgun sequence genome encodes:
- the LOC123299719 gene encoding uncharacterized protein LOC123299719 isoform X1, with protein sequence MGKYCFICKERFKADMYHKFPVGVDMRKKWLGEFGLKEDDVSKNTLVCSNHFENHCYYIPNHLTGKKVLKKDSIPTLLLAVQKVKKTPRKRKLDFGGESSNTALESNSNMELLSANSNMELVSIDTIKSELVSSDNSEMDFVASESSVADFDGESSNTALESNSNMELLSANSNIELVSTDTIKSELVSSDNSEMDFVASGSSVLKTPKTQKRWRPAHVSQVDMEHGFDTPQRAKRHFSLAVDKIRSQKEKIIALNRQNRSLKAKVKYLETFLNHLKSKDLI encoded by the exons atgggaaaatattgttttatttgcaaggaACGTTTTAAAGCAGACATGTATCACAA gttTCCTGTCGGTGTTGATATGCGTAAAAAATGGCTTGGTGAATTTGGATTAAAAGAAGATGATGTTTCTAAAAATACACTTGTGTGTTCAAaccattttgaaaatcattgttACTACATTCCTAATCATTTAACTgggaaaaaagtattgaaaaaggATTCCATCCCTACGTTATTACTGGCTGTTCAGAAAGTCAAGAAAACACCACGTAAAAG AAAATTAGATTTTGGTGGAGAGTCTTCTAATACGGCCTTAGAATCAAATTCAAACATGGAATTATTAAGTGCTAATTCAAATATGGAATTAGTTTCTATCGACACTATAAAAAGTGAATTAGTTTCATCTGACAATTCAGAAATGGATTTTGTTGCTTCTGAAAGCAGTGTTGCAGATTTTGATGGAGAGTCTTCTAATACGGCCTTAGAATCAAATTCAAACATGGAATTATTAAGTGCTAATTCAAATATTGAATTAGTTTCTACCGACACTATAAAAAGTGAATTAGTTTCATCTGACAATTCAGAAATGGATTTTGTTGCTTCTGGAAGTAGTGTATTGAAAACACCTAAAACCCAAAAACGCTGGCGCCCTGCTCATGTTTCGCAAGTCGATATGGAGCACGGATTTGATACACCTCAACGCGCCAAAAGACATTTCAGTTTGGCAGTTGATAAAATACGTAGTCAGAAAGAGAAAATTATCGCCTTAAATCGACAGAATCGATCATTAAAAGccaaagtaaaatatttagaaacgTTTCTAAATCATTTGAAGAGCAAGGACTTGATTTAA
- the LOC123299719 gene encoding uncharacterized protein LOC123299719 isoform X2, with the protein MRKKWLGEFGLKEDDVSKNTLVCSNHFENHCYYIPNHLTGKKVLKKDSIPTLLLAVQKVKKTPRKRKLDFGGESSNTALESNSNMELLSANSNMELVSIDTIKSELVSSDNSEMDFVASESSVADFDGESSNTALESNSNMELLSANSNIELVSTDTIKSELVSSDNSEMDFVASGSSVLKTPKTQKRWRPAHVSQVDMEHGFDTPQRAKRHFSLAVDKIRSQKEKIIALNRQNRSLKAKVKYLETFLNHLKSKDLI; encoded by the exons ATGCGTAAAAAATGGCTTGGTGAATTTGGATTAAAAGAAGATGATGTTTCTAAAAATACACTTGTGTGTTCAAaccattttgaaaatcattgttACTACATTCCTAATCATTTAACTgggaaaaaagtattgaaaaaggATTCCATCCCTACGTTATTACTGGCTGTTCAGAAAGTCAAGAAAACACCACGTAAAAG AAAATTAGATTTTGGTGGAGAGTCTTCTAATACGGCCTTAGAATCAAATTCAAACATGGAATTATTAAGTGCTAATTCAAATATGGAATTAGTTTCTATCGACACTATAAAAAGTGAATTAGTTTCATCTGACAATTCAGAAATGGATTTTGTTGCTTCTGAAAGCAGTGTTGCAGATTTTGATGGAGAGTCTTCTAATACGGCCTTAGAATCAAATTCAAACATGGAATTATTAAGTGCTAATTCAAATATTGAATTAGTTTCTACCGACACTATAAAAAGTGAATTAGTTTCATCTGACAATTCAGAAATGGATTTTGTTGCTTCTGGAAGTAGTGTATTGAAAACACCTAAAACCCAAAAACGCTGGCGCCCTGCTCATGTTTCGCAAGTCGATATGGAGCACGGATTTGATACACCTCAACGCGCCAAAAGACATTTCAGTTTGGCAGTTGATAAAATACGTAGTCAGAAAGAGAAAATTATCGCCTTAAATCGACAGAATCGATCATTAAAAGccaaagtaaaatatttagaaacgTTTCTAAATCATTTGAAGAGCAAGGACTTGATTTAA